From one Mangrovibacterium diazotrophicum genomic stretch:
- a CDS encoding GNAT family N-acetyltransferase: protein MKLEITDCKKEDSFDLLEFIRIKAEFDRHMRGFEGEISTTIQRIEETLFSDSPNAFAKFALADGVKAGFAVYYFRYSSFKGQTSVWLEDLLVLEQYRGNKLGEALMDELKREAQTKNCTHLAWTASKHNAAGIRFYEKIGARQVGTMTNTVYFKMDLE from the coding sequence ATGAAACTGGAAATTACGGATTGTAAAAAAGAAGATTCATTCGACTTACTGGAATTTATCCGGATAAAAGCAGAATTCGACAGACATATGAGAGGCTTCGAAGGAGAGATCTCGACCACGATACAACGAATAGAAGAAACCCTCTTTTCGGACAGCCCCAATGCTTTTGCAAAATTTGCATTGGCAGATGGCGTTAAAGCTGGTTTCGCGGTCTATTATTTCAGATACTCTTCGTTTAAAGGGCAAACTTCGGTCTGGCTCGAAGATTTACTTGTACTTGAGCAATACCGAGGAAATAAATTAGGGGAAGCCCTGATGGATGAATTGAAGCGGGAAGCCCAGACCAAAAATTGCACACATCTGGCGTGGACAGCCAGCAAACACAACGCTGCAGGCATTCGATTTTATGAGAAGATCGGAGCCCGGCAAGTTGGAACGATGACCAATACCGTCTATTTCAAAATGGATCTTGAATAG
- a CDS encoding dihydrofolate reductase family protein, which produces MRKITVLSMISIDGVLQSPGSPTEDPEGAFEFGGWVAPYDDEVYGKVVEQELQPADYLLGRKTFKIWEAYWPAHAEFWPSINTGTKYVLSKTVSQSDWQNTVFLNTVADIQELKETTGPDIQVWGSSELVQLLLQHDLVDELRLKIHPLVLGKGKKLFTDSAIPAAFDLTDSLVTPKGVIIANYRRAGNVQTGTIGA; this is translated from the coding sequence ATGCGAAAAATAACCGTCTTGTCCATGATCTCCATCGATGGTGTGCTGCAGTCGCCGGGATCACCAACAGAAGATCCGGAGGGAGCTTTCGAATTCGGCGGCTGGGTTGCCCCCTACGACGACGAAGTTTACGGGAAAGTAGTTGAGCAGGAGCTGCAGCCGGCCGATTATTTACTGGGCCGCAAAACCTTTAAAATATGGGAAGCATACTGGCCCGCGCACGCTGAATTCTGGCCCAGCATCAACACCGGAACAAAATATGTTCTTTCAAAGACCGTATCACAATCGGACTGGCAAAACACTGTTTTCCTGAACACGGTTGCCGACATTCAGGAGCTTAAAGAAACAACAGGCCCCGACATCCAGGTTTGGGGAAGCAGTGAACTTGTACAGCTATTACTTCAGCACGACTTGGTCGATGAACTCCGGCTCAAGATTCACCCCTTGGTGCTTGGCAAAGGGAAAAAACTGTTTACCGATAGCGCTATTCCGGCCGCATTCGACCTAACCGATAGCCTGGTGACGCCCAAAGGGGTCATCATTGCCAATTACCGGCGAGCCGGAAACGTGCAAACCGGCACGATTGGCGCTTGA
- a CDS encoding FRG domain-containing protein gives MEPIPIKDISEYIKYVNIRSESDKIIVLYRGQSNDDSLLPSIARKNPEIDTTEMEFEMLDELKRRSQNMQIHSLKDDWDWLVYAQHFGMKTRLLDWTSNPLTALWFACKNEYKMNQDSFVYIFSARKSSLLDRKKDKNPFKTTTTKILRPPQNNNRIISQSGWFTAHRYSKKDEKFVGLEKNSSYMNHIAKIMVPSSAKRKILNQLNNFGINHQSMFPDFEGICKQLNWEKFEKN, from the coding sequence ATGGAACCAATTCCAATCAAAGATATTTCTGAATATATTAAGTATGTTAATATTAGGTCTGAATCTGATAAGATAATTGTTCTTTATCGAGGTCAAAGTAATGATGATAGTTTATTACCATCAATTGCGAGAAAAAATCCAGAAATTGATACAACAGAAATGGAATTTGAAATGCTTGACGAATTAAAACGGAGGTCACAGAATATGCAAATTCATTCTTTAAAAGATGATTGGGATTGGCTTGTTTATGCTCAACATTTTGGTATGAAGACCAGATTATTGGACTGGACATCAAATCCCTTAACTGCGTTATGGTTTGCATGTAAAAATGAATATAAAATGAATCAAGATTCTTTTGTCTATATTTTTTCTGCGCGAAAATCATCCCTCTTGGATAGAAAGAAAGATAAAAATCCATTTAAAACAACAACAACAAAAATTCTACGACCTCCACAAAATAATAATCGAATAATTTCTCAATCAGGTTGGTTTACTGCTCATCGATATTCAAAAAAAGATGAAAAGTTTGTTGGTTTAGAAAAAAATTCAAGTTATATGAATCATATTGCCAAAATTATGGTTCCAAGTTCAGCTAAAAGAAAAATATTAAATCAATTAAATAATTTTGGAATTAATCATCAATCTATGTTTCCTGATTTTGAAGGAATATGTAAGCAATTGAATTGGGAGAAATTTGAAAAAAATTAA
- a CDS encoding cupin domain-containing protein: MATVFKSNQREFQEHPNRIDNYRLLTEVSRAKAGINPENLNFDLRQLNPGEYSAPYHFHRYAEELFMIISGSGTLRTPNGLEIVSAGDLMFFEKGETGAHQLYNHTEEPCTYLDIRTYLGFDYVEYPDSDKILLAPSFDIFEKDAKVGYFKGEEDIKGRWEKLKNKEE; the protein is encoded by the coding sequence ATGGCTACTGTATTCAAATCCAACCAACGGGAGTTTCAGGAACATCCGAACCGCATCGACAACTATCGCCTACTAACCGAAGTTTCGAGAGCCAAGGCAGGTATCAATCCCGAAAACCTGAATTTCGATCTCCGCCAGTTAAACCCTGGCGAATATTCGGCACCCTACCATTTTCATCGGTATGCAGAAGAGCTGTTCATGATCATCTCGGGTTCGGGCACCCTGCGCACACCGAACGGACTGGAGATCGTCAGTGCCGGCGACCTGATGTTTTTTGAAAAAGGCGAAACCGGAGCACACCAACTCTACAATCACACCGAAGAGCCCTGCACCTACCTCGACATCCGGACTTACCTGGGCTTCGACTACGTGGAGTATCCCGACTCGGACAAAATTTTGCTGGCTCCTTCTTTCGATATTTTTGAGAAAGACGCCAAAGTGGGCTACTTCAAAGGCGAAGAAGATATCAAAGGCAGGTGGGAAAAACTGAAGAATAAAGAAGAGTAA